From Anopheles arabiensis isolate DONGOLA chromosome 3, AaraD3, whole genome shotgun sequence, a single genomic window includes:
- the LOC120903839 gene encoding probable chitinase 10: MNSNAFVCIILCLPLLVKLSSAQSKKFVCSYSPTKATQIGYQPDYIPLEICPYVIFKAFSFPTIVGRQMLFNDNDKIAFSRVVSSVRKRSNTARVVASIDGSARDFTRTSSATVRRKAFAQAAVTLLLELDADGIELNWKEPGSTHAGRGSSNDRITMVQLLQDLQQAVKAASKSRNRNRELWFRGSLHSNVMEEAYNMFDLCELVDHVTLDPSTTDYLENSHAPLYDRPSMLKTGNGYNTTTQYWIDEGCTAKKLMLGIGLHGISRVYSPSLVRYVRGRINLLDHVGTHLEQRELCKTIRAAGWTYGWDEYGAMPYVTRALPDEKAERISYEDLNSLRLKMDMVEQKRFGGIYIDYVHSDDIYGSCGQPYSLTAYLSSRIRSIPSEIGFAIEWN; encoded by the exons ATGAATAGTAACGCTTTCGTTTGCATTATTCTTTGTTTGCCATTATTAGTGAAACTGTCCAGTGCACAGAGTAAGAAGTTTGTCTGCAGCTACTCTCCAACAAAAGCTACCCAGATCGGTTACCAACCTGATTACATTCCGTTGGAGATTTGTCCGTATGTGATCTTCAAAGCGTTCAGCTTCCCAACCATCGTTGGACGGCAGATGCTGTTCAAT GATAACGACAAGATAGCCTTTAGCCGTGTGGTTTCAAGTGTGCGAAAACGTTCCAATACAGCTCGCGTTGTAGCATCCATTGATGGATCCGCTCGAGACTTTACCAGAACATCCAGCGCGACCGTGCGCAGAAAAGCATTCGCACAGGCCGCGGTGACGttgctgctcgagctggaTGCAGATGGGATTGAGCTGAACTGGAAGGAACCAGGCAGTACTCATGCAGGACGTGGTAGTTCAAATGATCGCATCACGATGGTGCAACTTCTGCAAGATCTTCAACAGGCGGTGAAGGCAGCCAGCAAAAGCAGAAATCGTAACCGAGAGCTATGGTTCCGAGGTTCGCTGCACTCGAACGTGATGGAAGAAGCGTACAACATGTTCGATTTGTGTGAGCTGGTCGATCATGTCACGCTGGATCCCAGCACGACCGATTATTTGGAAAATTCACACGCTCCGTTGTACGATAGACCAAGTATGTTAAAGACAGGAAATGGCTAT AACACAACGACACAGTACTGGATTGACGAGGGATGCACGGCAAAGAAGCTAATGCTTGGAATAGGTTTACACGGCATTAGCAGAGTCTACTCCCCCAGTTTAGTACGGTATGTTCGCGGCAGAATCAATTTATTAGACCATGTTGGTACCCATCTAGAGCAACGTGAG CTCTGCAAAACGATACGGGCAGCAGGATGGACCTATGGATGGGATGAGTATGGTGCCATGCCATACGTGACCAGAGCGCTACCGGATGAAAAAGCAGAGCGCATCAGCTACGAAGATTTGAACTCGTTGCGTCTCAAGATGGATATGGTGGAGCAGAAGCGATTCGGTGGCATTTACATCGATTATGTGCACTCGGACGACATCTATGGTAGTTGTGGCCAACCGTACTCCCTAACGGCGTATCTGTCGAGTCGGATTCGCTCCATTCCGTCTGAAATTGGGTTTGCCATCGAGTGGAACTGA